ACGTTTGCTATTGTTTGTATTCCATCCTTGATTGTGCTGCAGAAAGATGTCTGCGGAACAACCCGAGCAGCAAATAAGTGGACTTCTGGAGCAGCTGTACCACAGTTCCAACGTGTCCGCAGAGCGTGAAACCATTATGAACCTGTCGAACGTCGTCAGGCAAGGAGGCGCAGAGTTTCTGCTTGACGTCGTCAAAACCAATTTGAAGAGTGGAGTGCCCGAAAAGCAGGAGGCAAGTATGACCATTCTGGACGAGGTGACTCTCAACTGTGGTCCGTCGTTTGCTGTCATGCTTTCCTCGCAAAAGTGGATGGATCGCCTTATCAAGTTGGCTAAGGCAGGGCCGCCACAAGTAACTACCAAGATAATTTCTACTGTCATTGGGTGGCAAAAGCGGTACCACACTGTTTCCTTTGCCCAGTGCATCAAGAAGCTGTCTCAGAGCAAAACTACGGGTGAGGCGTGCAAGCAGGCACTGCGTCAGGCAGGGGATGATGGTACCGGGTCCTCACTGGGTTACGACGCGAGCTCTCCTGCTTCTTTGCGTTCGACAGGAGTAACCGACAGCCGGAAAAGTAAGAAGTGCGATGCCGTGTTGGCCGAGCTTCAGAGTGACCTTGTTTCTCTGGAGTACTCCCTTGAGAACCCCAAGTTTGTCCAGGATGATGCCATTGCAAGGGAGTGCAAGAATCACAAGATGAAGTGCATGCAAATGTTGGAATCAGGAAGCTATGAAAGCATTGCATCTGATCTTATGCAGTTGATTGAGCGCTTTTCCCGCGCTCTCGAGCTCTACGAATGCATGACAGGCGTTGATTTGGGTGAGGGTGAAGCGGCAAGGTCGCGGGCTCTGACGAGGGGTAAGGATAATGGCGGTGACAGTGATGACGAGTACTCGAAACAACTCCGTGCTCGCGTTGCGCCTAAAAATGCCCAACAAGTTATGCTTCAGGCTCAGGAAGCTACACAGCAGCTCGTGGAGAAGGAGCGTCATGAAACGATGCAGTTGCGTACTCAGCTTGAGGAAATGCGCCGTAAGTACGAAGACATGCATAACAAATACAAGGATGCTAAGgcaagaaataaagaagcgGTGGGTGCCTTGCAGGAGTATGCTAAACGCATAGAGGTGCTCGAGAAAAGCGGGGGCGGCGCCGCAGCCGCCGCTGACGcactgccaccaccaccgcctaTTTCTGAAGAGAaagacaaaggaaaagataaatCGGGACCTGCCCTTAATGTGGGGCCAATAGCAACGGCCATGAGGGACACTGTGCAGGTTTTACGGCAGTCGCTGCGTGAGGTGCGGGAGCAGTACGTAAGCGATATCCAAAAGGAAAGCGCATATTACTCCTCTCAGCTCACTAGTGCTATTGCTTcgattgccgctgctgccgaaAAGGATCGCGGTTCTAACAGCCAACTGTTGGTTCGCACCCAGGAGTTGTAtaagagggaaatgaagcTGCGTAAGCAGTACTACAACCAGATTCAGGAGTTGAAAGGCAACATTCGTGTGTATTGCCGTGTTCGTCCCCTGCTACCAAGGGAAGTTGCTGCTGGCCATACGAATATTATGGACTTCCCCTCTGCCGACGAGATCAGGGTCAACGACCCCGCTGGCCGGCAGAAGGTTTACGAGTTTGATGAAGTGTACCCGCCGCATGCACCGCAGGCCCGTGTCTTTGAAGACACGTCGCCTCTCATTGACAGCGTTGTGGATGGCTACAATGTTTGCATCTTTGCCTACGGCCAAACGGGAAGTGGCAAGACCCATACAATGGGTGGGTACGGGGAAGACAGAGGTATCAACACCCGTGCCTTGCAGCGACTGTTTGAGATCATTGACGAACGTAAGGACACTGATGAATCTACCGTTACCGTCTCTGTGCTTGAAATCTATTGCGAGATGATCCGAGACCTGCTGGTTCCGAAGG
This region of Trypanosoma brucei gambiense DAL972 chromosome 10, complete sequence genomic DNA includes:
- a CDS encoding C-terminal motor kinesin, putative, whose protein sequence is MSAEQPEQQISGLLEQLYHSSNVSAERETIMNLSNVVRQGGAEFLLDVVKTNLKSGVPEKQEASMTILDEVTLNCGPSFAVMLSSQKWMDRLIKLAKAGPPQVTTKIISTVIGWQKRYHTVSFAQCIKKLSQSKTTGEACKQALRQAGDDGTGSSLGYDASSPASLRSTGVTDSRKSKKCDAVLAELQSDLVSLEYSLENPKFVQDDAIARECKNHKMKCMQMLESGSYESIASDLMQLIERFSRALELYECMTGVDLGEGEAARSRALTRGKDNGGDSDDEYSKQLRARVAPKNAQQVMLQAQEATQQLVEKERHETMQLRTQLEEMRRKYEDMHNKYKDAKARNKEAVGALQEYAKRIEVLEKSGGGAAAAADALPPPPPISEEKDKGKDKSGPALNVGPIATAMRDTVQVLRQSLREVREQYVSDIQKESAYYSSQLTSAIASIAAAAEKDRGSNSQLLVRTQELYKREMKLRKQYYNQIQELKGNIRVYCRVRPLLPREVAAGHTNIMDFPSADEIRVNDPAGRQKVYEFDEVYPPHAPQARVFEDTSPLIDSVVDGYNVCIFAYGQTGSGKTHTMGGYGEDRGINTRALQRLFEIIDERKDTDESTVTVSVLEIYCEMIRDLLVPKEKSKSTTYEVKQGGQFGTYVTNLSEVPVQCADEITKIMENANKNRSEGQTNMNEHSSRSHMVLYITVRTTNKETNMQCFGKLSLIDLAGSERLDKTGAEGQMLKEAVAINKSLSSLGDVISGLAQNSKHIPFRNSVLTYLLQDSMGGQAKVLMFVCVNPASYNASESNSSLQFASRARGVSLGQIKKNP